One part of the Chloroflexota bacterium genome encodes these proteins:
- a CDS encoding CPBP family glutamic-type intramembrane protease, translating to MPQPVLESTVHHDWQTLTQENSMRRLRLWRAIEIVVALMSLVALTVPLLFPSWPGARILPFALFSLAFWILPIWTLLRTQMTVGPALLRILPILGLLLAAMLIAIISAPAAVTGNEGQNILILSAMIPALTWPVLAWLVRRFPTRTRALGFTTMGWPANLVIGAAAGAALGLHLLFSAGLTMGLAQPSAAMLTLLVWTLCFQAGLLAVGEEILFRGLAYDLLIGSQPGNPIVPGLRIVLLNSIVYLGLWPSFNLQGVSGVFWFLAYSVVLALLTTYLRYRQRSLLPGMVCRIVFATLAILIFAT from the coding sequence ATGCCCCAACCAGTGCTTGAGAGCACGGTTCACCACGACTGGCAGACCCTAACCCAGGAGAATTCGATGCGTCGCCTGCGGCTTTGGCGCGCCATCGAGATCGTCGTGGCCTTGATGTCCCTGGTCGCGCTGACAGTTCCCCTTCTCTTCCCCTCCTGGCCCGGGGCCCGGATTCTACCTTTTGCGCTGTTTTCACTGGCTTTCTGGATTCTGCCCATATGGACGCTTTTACGCACCCAGATGACAGTGGGTCCAGCCCTGTTACGCATACTGCCAATCCTTGGCTTGTTATTGGCAGCGATGCTCATTGCCATCATTTCCGCACCTGCCGCTGTAACCGGCAATGAAGGGCAGAATATCCTTATTCTGAGCGCAATGATTCCCGCGCTCACCTGGCCGGTGCTGGCCTGGTTAGTCCGGCGGTTCCCAACCCGCACCCGGGCCCTGGGGTTTACGACCATGGGGTGGCCAGCCAATCTGGTGATCGGCGCCGCGGCAGGTGCAGCCCTTGGATTGCATCTCTTGTTTTCAGCCGGACTTACCATGGGGCTTGCGCAACCCAGTGCGGCCATGCTCACCCTGTTGGTTTGGACTCTATGTTTCCAGGCCGGACTCTTGGCTGTCGGAGAGGAGATTCTGTTTCGCGGCCTGGCCTATGATCTGTTGATCGGCAGTCAGCCAGGAAATCCCATTGTTCCTGGACTGCGCATCGTGCTATTGAATTCGATCGTCTACCTGGGATTGTGGCCCAGTTTTAACCTCCAGGGAGTATCTGGGGTGTTCTGGTTCCTGGCTTATTCAGTTGTCCTGGCATTACTCACTACGTATCTACGCTATCGGCAGAGATCCCTGTTGCCCGGTATGGTCTGTCGCATCGTTTTCGCAACCCTGGCCATTCTCATCTTTGCGACATGA